The following nucleotide sequence is from Prosthecobacter sp..
CAATCGTAATTGCCTGGCCTCCGGCTGCGCGTGCCGGATCTGATACGTGCGCAGATGCCGCCACTTCGCGACCACGGCTTCACCAAACCAGCCCTTCATCTGCTCGCGTACGACTTGCTCCAGCTCGGTGCTCGACGGCGCACCTAGGATCGACGCAGAAATCAGGTGCTGTCCCGGCGGCGCATAATGCGGTGAGACGCGAGAGAGCACGGCGACGCTGTTCACGGGGCCGCGACCATCACCATCGAGGTGCAGGATCGGATCGCCTGGAGGCATTTCATGGGCCGCAAAGTACATGCAAGTGGTCGAACGGCTGGGCAGCAGAGTTGTGTTTTCAGCGGACGGTAGCAGGCGATGCGCCACCTCTTCGCTGACAGCGACGATGACATGATCGGCGTGCAACACCTCCCCGCTGCCAAGCGTGACCTCACCAGCACGTATGGCGGAGACGGGTGCGTTCAAACGCAGGCTGCCCGGCGGGAGAGCCATTGCCAGTTGATCGGGAATCGCCTGCATGCCGCGCGCAGGGAGCGCGCTGCCAGCACGGTCAAACATGGCGAACAAAAAGAGCAGCATGCGCGCGCTGGTGCGCAGATCCTTCTCCAGAAACACCCCGCCGAAGAAGGGGCGGAAAAATTTGTCGATCATGCCTTCGGAAAAGCCAAAAACGCGCAAGTAGTCCTCTGCTTCCATTTCAGCGATTTCACGCGGAGGTACACGGAGGCCGAAGACCTCCTTGCGCAGCAGCAGTGTCGTCCACTTGTCGCGCAGGGTGACGATCTCATCGCGGAAATTCTTCATCGCGGTCAGCGGATGGACCAACGGATCGGCCATGCGATGGAAACGATTTTTCACAAACACATCCACACCGCGGTAAAGCGGGCGCAGGTCGAGAGCCTCATAATCCAGCACATGGCGCGCCTCGGGATAAGCCGGCAGAAATATCTGGAAGCCGCGGTCGAGCAGGAAACCATCGACGGAATCGGTGCGCACCCGGCCGCCGACGGCATTGGAAGCCTCCAGAATCGTGAAGGGACGGCCTGCCGCCGCCAGTACACGTGCACACGCCAGCCCTGCAAGGCCAGCGCCGACAATCACAATCCTAGGCTCGGGAGAACTCATCCAAAAAAAATCGTGCGCCACCTTGTGCGTGCCTTTTGCCTTTGCAAGCGCGGGAGCCGTGGCAAGCATGCATCATGCCAGCACCACGTATCCTCATCCTCGGCGCCACCGGCGGCCTGGGTCGTGCGCTGAACCGGCATTTGGCCCCCGATCACGAAACGGTGCTCTGGGGACGGGCCGAATTGGATTTTGAGCGGCCTGAGGCCATTGCTGCCCAATTAAAAGCACAGCCCTTTGATGTTCTGCTCAACGTTGCCGGCATGACCAGCCCGGACGTCTGCGAAATGCAGCCCGAGAAGGCGCGGATGGCGAATGTCATTGGTCCGCAGGTGCTCGCCGAATATTGCCACGCCCTCGGCGCGCGCCTGATTCACTTCAGCACTGATTACGTCTTCAGTGGAGAGCCGCGCGATGTGTGGAAAGAGGATGACGAGACAAACCCGGTCAATGTGTATGGCCGGACGAAGCGTGAAGGGGAGCTGGCGGTGCTTCAGGCGTCACCCAATGCCCTGGTGGCACGCGTTTCGTGGCTTTTTGGTCCTGACAAGCCGAGTCATCCCGACCACATCATTCAACGTGCCTTGCAGACGGACGATCTGGCCGCCGTTGCAGACAAAGTGTCCGTGCCGACGAGCACTGTGAACATCTGTGACTGGATTGAGCGCATCATTCACGAGCATCCCGAAACCAGCGGAGTGCTGCACCTGTGCAACACCGGCAGCGCTTCCTGGCATTCGTGGGCTGAGACGGCGTTGGAGGTGGCTGCAGGACTTGGTTTGCCGGTCAAAACGACCCATGTGAAACCCATCAAGCTGGCCGACCTCACTCAACTCAAAGCACCACGACCTTTGATGACGGTGATGTGCAATGAACGGCTGCAAAATCGGCTCGGCATCGAGATTCGCCATTGGAGAGAGGCTTTGGAGGAGCACTTGGTCGAAAAACACCGCCAGAAATGAGTTCCAATCCTGCCATCACGCGCTGTGAGATTCTTCACGAAGATCGCTTCATCATCGTGGTGAACAAACCGCATGGCGTACTTTCGCATCCGAATCCCAAGGCAGCCAAACCGCAGCCTGCGGCGTTTGAGGGCAGTTATGATCATGATCGACGCTGCTTCAAAACATCTATGGGCAACGTGTGGCTGATTCACCGTCTCGATCAGGACACTTCTGGCGTTCTGCTCGGTGCGAAAGATGAAAAAACCGCCACCGCATGCC
It contains:
- a CDS encoding NAD(P)/FAD-dependent oxidoreductase produces the protein MSSPEPRIVIVGAGLAGLACARVLAAAGRPFTILEASNAVGGRVRTDSVDGFLLDRGFQIFLPAYPEARHVLDYEALDLRPLYRGVDVFVKNRFHRMADPLVHPLTAMKNFRDEIVTLRDKWTTLLLRKEVFGLRVPPREIAEMEAEDYLRVFGFSEGMIDKFFRPFFGGVFLEKDLRTSARMLLFLFAMFDRAGSALPARGMQAIPDQLAMALPPGSLRLNAPVSAIRAGEVTLGSGEVLHADHVIVAVSEEVAHRLLPSAENTTLLPSRSTTCMYFAAHEMPPGDPILHLDGDGRGPVNSVAVLSRVSPHYAPPGQHLISASILGAPSSTELEQVVREQMKGWFGEAVVAKWRHLRTYQIRHAQPEARQLRLGDGPLAAVIESGLYRCGDWCEDVSINGALLSGRRAGEAVMRALGEPIPG
- the rfbD gene encoding dTDP-4-dehydrorhamnose reductase produces the protein MPAPRILILGATGGLGRALNRHLAPDHETVLWGRAELDFERPEAIAAQLKAQPFDVLLNVAGMTSPDVCEMQPEKARMANVIGPQVLAEYCHALGARLIHFSTDYVFSGEPRDVWKEDDETNPVNVYGRTKREGELAVLQASPNALVARVSWLFGPDKPSHPDHIIQRALQTDDLAAVADKVSVPTSTVNICDWIERIIHEHPETSGVLHLCNTGSASWHSWAETALEVAAGLGLPVKTTHVKPIKLADLTQLKAPRPLMTVMCNERLQNRLGIEIRHWREALEEHLVEKHRQK